In Populus nigra chromosome 10, ddPopNigr1.1, whole genome shotgun sequence, the following proteins share a genomic window:
- the LOC133705717 gene encoding pentatricopeptide repeat-containing protein At2g39620 has translation MRHLQALTMSKHALPSSRGFFHELASRNKAPILPPNHIRNYSNYVSLLSSCKTLNSLLQIHARLTVSGLQNDHLTNAHLIKSYLLFLKCNFARFLFDSLPNPSVMLYNSIIRAYSRTKNHQEAINIYHCMLNKGLEPDKYTFTFVLKACTGALYFKEGILVHKDIIVRGLERDAFIGTSLVDMCCKMGDLKLARKVFDKMPEKDVVAWSAMILGLSQSEDPNEVFGFIRSMQLSGVELNLVSILNLVPAVSRLGDIDACRCIHGYVIRRGFDAIVSNGLIDMYSKSGNIDVGRQIFEYMPDKDDVSWGTMMAGYAHSGCFLEVLELFDRGRGENVRMNKVSVTSALTAAAEMRALGRGTEIHDFARQQGIDSEVAVATPIMTMYARCGEVDTAKQLFQGIKGRDLVAWSAIIAAFVQSGYPQEALSLFRSMQNEGLQANKVILLSSLPACAEVSSLKLGKSMHCCAVKANVDLDISVGTALVSMYAKCGFFALALTLFNRMPCKDVVTWNAMINGYVQIGEPFPALEMFHKLQLSELNPNSGTMVGLLPAFALLNDLDQGSCIHGKIIKCGFESECYVKTALIDMYAKCGSLSGAEFLFHRTGCRKDEVSWNVMIAGYMHSGHAKDAFSAFCQMKLENIQPNIVTIVTVLPAVAHLSALRAGMTLHAYVIRMGFQSKTPVGNCLIDMYAKCGWLDHSEKIFHEMKNKDTVSWNVMLAGYAVHGCGSCAIELFSRMQDSEIRLDSFSFINVLSACRHAGLIGEGRKIFDSMSKQHQLEPDLEHYACMADLLGRAGLFNEVLDLIKSMPMEPDAGVWGALLGASTMHSNVQLAEFALDHLDKLEHKNLTHYAALSNTYARSGRWADVGNTRSKITKTGLRKSPGYSWV, from the coding sequence ATGAGACATCTTCAGGCACTAACAATGAGCAAACATGCGCTACCCTCCTCGCGTGGATTCTTCCATGAACTCGCGTCTAGAAATAAAGCTCCTATTTTACCCCCTAACCACATTCGAAATTACTCGAACTACGTTAGCCTACTCTCCTCATGCAAGACGTTGAACTCTCTACTTCAAATTCATGCTCGTTTGACAGTGTCAGGCCTTCAAAATGACCATTTAACTAATGCCCACCTCATTAAATCTTACCTATTGTTTCTGAAATGTAACTTTGCTCGTTTTCTGTTCGATTCTTTGCCAAACCCAAGTGTCATGCTATACAATTCAATAATTAGAGCgtattcaagaacaaaaaatcacCAAGAAGCTATAAATATATACCATTGTATGTTGAATAAAGGCTTGGAGCCAGACAAGTATACTTTCACCTTTGTTTTGAAAGCTTGTACTGGTGCATTATACTTTAAAGAGGGTATTTTGGTACATAAGGATATAATCGTTAGAGGATTAGAGCGTGATGCTTTTATTGGGACTAGTCTTGTTGATATGTGTTGTAAAATGGGTGATTTAAAGTTAGCTAGAAAAGTGTTCGATAAAATGCCTGAGAAAGATGTTGTAGCTTGGAGTGCAATGATTTTGGGTTTGTCACAGAGCGAGGATCCTAATGAGGTATTTGGGTTCATTAGGAGTATGCAGTTGAGTGGAGTGGAGCTCAATTTGGTCAGCATTTTGAACTTGGTTCCTGCCGTTTCGAGACTGGGTGATATTGATGCCTGTAGGTGTATTCATGGATATGTGATTAGAAGGGGTTTTGATGCAATTGTTTCGAATGGTTTGATTGATATGTACTCCAAGAGTGGGAATATAGATGTTGGTCGCCAGATTTTTGAGTATATGCCAGACAAGGATGATGTTTCATGGGGAACGATGATGGCAGGGTATGCACATAGCGGATGTTTTCTTGAGGTTTTGGAGTTGTTTGATCGTGGGAGAGGAGAGAATGTCAGGATGAATAAAGTATCTGTTACAAGTGCTCTTACGGCTGCTGCAGAGATGAGAGCTTTAGGGAGAGGTACAGAGATCCATGACTTTGCTAGACAACAAGGGATAGATTCAGAAGTTGCAGTCGCTACTCCTATAATGACCATGTATGCTAGATGTGGAGAGGTGGACACAGCTAAACAGTTGTTTCAGGGAATTAAAGGAAGGGATTTGGTTGCCTGGTCAGCAATTATAGCTGCTTTCGTTCAATCAGGGTATCCTCAAGAAGCACTGTCACTGTTTCGAAGTATGCAGAACGAAGGTTTGCAAGCAAACAAGGTCATTCTCTTGAGTTCTCTTCCAGCTTGTGCTGAAGTATCATCCCTGAAATTGGGGAAAAGCATGCACTGCTGTGCTGTCAAGGCCAATGTTGATTTAGATATTTCAGTTGGAACAGCCTTGGTCTCCATGTATGCTAAATGTGGATTCTTTGCTTTGGCACTGACTCTATTTAATAGAATGCCATGCAAAGATGTAGTGACATGGAATGCTATGATAAATGGGTACGTCCAAATTGGTGAACCATTTCCTGCATTAGAGATGTTCCATAAATTACAGCTGTCTGAATTAAATCCAAACTCCGGAACTATGGTGGGTTTGCTTCCAGCATTTGCTCTTCTAAATGACCTGGACCAAGGATCCTGTATCCATGGGAAAATTATAAAGTGTGGTTTTGAATCTGAATGTTATGTAAAGACTGCTCTCATTGACATGTATGCTAAATGTGGAAGCTTGTCTGGGGCCGAGTTCTTGTTTCATAGAACAGGGTGTAGAAAGGATGAGGTGTCTTGGAATGTGATGATTGCTGGATACATGCACAGTGGACATGCCAAAGATGCCTTTTCTGCTTTTTGCCAGATGAAATTAGAGAATATCCAACCTAATATAGTCACAATTGTGACTGTCCTTCCTGCAGTAGCGCATCTGTCAGCCTTAAGGGCTGGCATGACTCTCCATGCATATGTTATCCGAATGGGATTTCAGTCTAAAACACCTGTTGGGAATTGTCTTATCGATATGTATGCTAAATGTGGATGGCTTGATCACTCTGAAAAGATATTCCATGAGATGAAGAATAAAGACACTGTCTCATGGAATGTTATGCTTGCAGGATATGCAGTTCATGGGTGCGGGAGCTGTGCTATTGAACTTTTCTCACGCATGCAGGACAGTGAAATCAGGCTTGATTCTTTTTCCTTCATCAACGTGTTGTCAGCTTGCAGGCATGCAGGTTTAATTGGAGAAGGGAGGAAAATATTTGATTCCATGAGCAAACAGCACCAGCTTGAACCAGATTTGGAACACTATGCTTGCATGGCAGATCTACTAGGTCGTGCTGGATTATTCAATGAAGTTTTGGACTTGATAAAGTCAATGCCAATGGAACCTGATGCTGGAGTGTGGGGAGCCTTATTGGGGGCATCTACAATGCATTCGAATGTGCAGTTAGCAGAATTTGCACTGGATCATCTTGACAAACTcgagcataaaaatctgacacATTATGCAGCTTTATCAAATACATATGCTAGATCTGGAAGGTGGGCAGATGTAGGCAATACAAGATCGAAGATAACCAAAACAGGACTAAGGAAAAGTCCAGGATATAGTTGGGTTTGA
- the LOC133704254 gene encoding actin-depolymerizing factor 1-like: MANAASGMAVHDDCKLKFLELKAKRTHRFIVFKIEEKQKQVIVEKLGKPTDSYEDFTASLPANECRYAVYDFDYVTDENCQKSRIVFVAWSPDTSRVRSKMIYASSKDRFKRELDGIQIELQATDPTEMGLDVIRSRSN; encoded by the exons atg GCAAATGCAGCGTCTGGGATGGCTGTGCATGATGACTGCAAGCTGAAGTTTTTGGAATTGAAAGCAAAAAGGACTCACCGCTTCATTGTTTTCAAGATTGAGGAGAAGCAAAAGCAGGTGATTGTGGAGAAGCTTGGTAAACCAACTGATAGCTACGAAGACTTCACTGCCAGTCTTCCTGCCAATGAGTGTCGATATGCTGTTTATGACTTTGATTATGTAACAGATGAGAACTGCCAGAAGAGCAGGATTGTTTTCGTTGCATG GTCCCCTGACACATCTAGGGTGAGAAGCAAGATGATTTATGCGAGCTCCAAGGATAGGTTTAAGAGAGAGTTAGATGGTATTCAGATCGAGTTGCAAGCTACTGATCCTACAGAGATGGGGCTCGATGTTATTAGAAGCCGTTCGAATTAA